The following coding sequences lie in one Paenibacillus durus ATCC 35681 genomic window:
- a CDS encoding LysM peptidoglycan-binding domain-containing protein yields the protein MKIHIVKQGDTLYELSKKYGVPLDKLIEANPQIANPDVLAVGDKVKIPSVPAPAPDGSELYHKHTVKQGDTLWKLSKAWGIQLKDMIGANPQLKNPDVLKIGDVVNIPKKATVSPIHPADPVNPVNPVNPVNPVIPANPANPANPANPANPVNPNLAQPEYAPTAVSEKTAPGGKAFTGPIEKAAEIAPVAPAPIPVQQSAKKAETAPVVPAPVPVQQPIKKAETAPVVPVPVPVQQPANIPAPAAPVKEMIHTETQNLFVQISVPAQKAAPLPPKAEPIKEYPKPAPPKSYCTCEPVAPCDKSYGYPGITENPYYNDCPPAYPMYEAVQPISYAPCETQPIAYMPEMPAPYCYPDTGYPVANVSAPYYPGVMPYTAEMPANDFTPYSENPAYTSPQYGAQPTTLPWPSCGCGGSPEIQPYQFGNEAPMYGNMPVYTSGAQSSPYDMGFPQPYMAPSYPPAPASFGSPVNQGIPPVPRFPGTEDWVYSNRLPLDTEINSVSGALSEQNTAAASLTAEQNAADQGEANPASTAKDKTSSRRGKDVKTSGTTKQQRSGKVKDTVKKRRNPWISD from the coding sequence GTGAAAATACACATTGTCAAGCAAGGCGATACACTCTATGAATTGTCGAAAAAGTACGGGGTGCCGCTGGATAAATTGATCGAAGCCAATCCGCAAATTGCAAACCCCGATGTCCTGGCTGTCGGTGACAAGGTGAAAATCCCTTCTGTCCCCGCTCCTGCACCGGACGGCAGTGAGTTGTACCACAAGCATACGGTCAAGCAAGGAGACACCCTATGGAAATTGTCAAAAGCATGGGGAATTCAGCTCAAGGATATGATTGGGGCCAATCCACAACTGAAGAACCCCGATGTACTCAAAATAGGGGATGTCGTGAATATTCCCAAGAAAGCGACGGTTTCTCCAATACATCCGGCAGATCCAGTCAATCCAGTCAATCCAGTCAACCCAGTGAATCCAGTAATCCCGGCAAACCCGGCAAATCCAGCAAATCCGGCAAATCCGGCGAACCCAGTAAATCCAAACCTAGCCCAACCGGAATATGCGCCGACGGCTGTATCAGAGAAAACCGCTCCCGGCGGAAAGGCCTTTACAGGCCCCATTGAAAAAGCCGCAGAAATAGCACCTGTTGCTCCAGCTCCTATACCTGTTCAACAATCGGCAAAAAAGGCAGAAACGGCTCCCGTTGTCCCAGCTCCTGTACCTGTTCAACAACCGATAAAAAAGGCAGAAACGGCTCCCGTTGTCCCAGTTCCTGTACCTGTTCAACAACCGGCAAACATTCCTGCGCCTGCTGCTCCAGTTAAAGAGATGATTCATACCGAGACGCAGAATCTGTTCGTCCAGATTTCGGTTCCCGCACAAAAAGCAGCCCCTTTACCGCCGAAGGCTGAGCCTATCAAGGAGTATCCTAAACCCGCGCCTCCCAAGAGTTATTGCACCTGCGAGCCTGTAGCTCCTTGCGATAAGTCATACGGATACCCGGGAATAACGGAAAATCCCTATTATAATGATTGCCCGCCAGCTTATCCGATGTATGAGGCCGTTCAGCCAATATCTTATGCGCCTTGTGAGACACAACCGATTGCGTATATGCCGGAAATGCCTGCGCCCTATTGCTATCCGGATACAGGTTATCCTGTCGCCAATGTCTCGGCACCATATTATCCGGGTGTTATGCCCTACACCGCTGAGATGCCTGCTAACGACTTCACACCTTATTCTGAGAATCCGGCGTACACCTCTCCGCAGTATGGGGCTCAGCCGACAACGCTTCCTTGGCCTTCCTGCGGATGCGGAGGGTCACCTGAAATCCAGCCGTATCAATTCGGTAATGAAGCGCCGATGTATGGCAATATGCCTGTCTATACGAGCGGAGCCCAATCTTCCCCTTATGACATGGGCTTTCCTCAACCCTATATGGCACCTTCGTACCCGCCCGCACCCGCATCATTTGGCTCTCCAGTTAACCAAGGAATCCCACCGGTTCCGAGATTTCCAGGCACGGAGGATTGGGTTTATTCGAACCGGCTTCCTCTGGACACGGAGATTAATTCCGTCTCAGGAGCTTTGTCCGAGCAAAATACTGCTGCCGCCAGCCTGACTGCAGAACAAAATGCCGCCGATCAAGGGGAAGCTAACCCGGCTTCCACGGCTAAGGACAAAACATCAAGCCGACGGGGAAAAGATGTTAAAACTAGCGGCACAACCAAGCAGCAGCGTTCAGGGAAAGTCAAAGACACAGTGAAAAAACGTCGTAACCCTTGGATTTCTGATTGA
- the ilvE gene encoding branched-chain-amino-acid transaminase produces the protein MSEQLIYLDGQYVTKEKAMVSVFDHGFLYGDGIFEGIRIYNGNIFKCKEHLDRLYDSAKSIMLDIPLTYDEMLKAMAETIRRNDIRNGYIRLIVSRGPGNLGLDPRRCPKASVIIIVEQLAIYPEEAYLNGLRAVSVSQRRNIPDALNPKIKSLNYLNNILVKIQSNLAEADEAIMLNAQGYVTEGSGDNIFIIKKGVVYTPPCYLGALEGITRLAIIELCEKLGIKLKEEPFTMHDIYIADEVFFTGTAAEVIAAREIDGRIIGEGHAGPITLKLLEEFRSIVDKDGYKVWQS, from the coding sequence ATGTCTGAGCAGTTGATTTATCTAGATGGACAATATGTAACGAAAGAAAAGGCCATGGTATCCGTTTTTGACCACGGCTTTCTGTATGGCGACGGGATTTTTGAAGGAATCCGGATTTATAACGGCAATATTTTCAAATGCAAAGAGCATTTGGACAGGCTGTATGATTCGGCCAAATCCATCATGCTTGACATCCCGCTGACTTACGACGAGATGCTGAAAGCAATGGCGGAGACGATCCGCCGTAATGATATACGCAACGGTTATATCCGCCTTATCGTTTCCCGCGGCCCGGGCAACCTCGGACTTGACCCCCGCCGGTGTCCAAAAGCCAGTGTCATCATTATTGTAGAGCAGCTGGCCATCTATCCCGAAGAGGCTTATCTCAACGGCCTTCGCGCCGTTTCCGTGTCCCAGCGCCGCAACATTCCGGATGCGCTGAATCCGAAGATCAAATCGCTTAACTATCTGAACAACATTCTGGTTAAGATTCAGTCCAATCTTGCGGAAGCCGATGAGGCGATCATGCTGAACGCACAGGGATATGTGACGGAAGGCTCCGGAGATAATATTTTTATTATCAAAAAAGGCGTTGTCTACACCCCACCGTGCTACCTTGGCGCTCTTGAGGGTATTACGCGTCTTGCCATTATCGAGCTGTGCGAGAAGCTCGGCATCAAGCTTAAAGAAGAGCCTTTCACGATGCATGATATTTATATTGCGGATGAGGTCTTCTTCACCGGTACGGCAGCGGAGGTTATTGCGGCCCGCGAGATCGACGGACGGATTATCGGCGAAGGCCATGCCGGTCCGATCACGCTTAAGCTGCTGGAGGAATTCCGGAGCATTGTGGACAAAGATGGCTATAAGGTGTGGCAGTCCTAA
- the pheA gene encoding prephenate dehydratase, which yields MKSIAVLPQGTTSHEALLYLMKGEPCRPVFHKLISDVFLATAKGETDYSVIPVENTIEGSVSMHMDWLIHEVDLPMQAEWIYPSVQNLIANPGEFADGKGGVDYSRIVKILSHPVAMAQCGHFIRSHAPTAELETVGSTSEAVEIVKNNPGKGWAAIGIELGAKTFGLEIVASKITDHHNNFTRFVLAGPGKIEIPRVSTGSKTSVLVTLPEDFPGALHQVLAAFAWRKLNLSRIESRPTKKKLGTYYFYIDVLEPLESVLLPAAIEEIKALGCQVRILGSYPTYTYEEEKAEVQ from the coding sequence ATGAAATCAATTGCTGTGCTGCCGCAGGGAACGACCTCTCATGAAGCTTTGCTGTATCTGATGAAAGGGGAACCCTGCCGGCCGGTGTTCCATAAGCTTATTTCCGACGTGTTTCTGGCCACGGCCAAAGGAGAGACCGATTACAGCGTCATTCCGGTCGAGAATACGATTGAAGGCTCGGTCAGCATGCATATGGACTGGCTTATTCATGAAGTGGACCTGCCGATGCAGGCTGAATGGATTTATCCTTCTGTGCAGAACCTGATTGCCAATCCCGGTGAATTTGCGGACGGCAAAGGCGGTGTCGATTACTCGCGGATCGTCAAAATCCTTTCCCATCCGGTTGCAATGGCCCAGTGCGGCCATTTTATCCGCAGTCATGCTCCGACTGCCGAGCTTGAAACCGTGGGAAGCACCTCGGAAGCTGTGGAAATCGTTAAGAACAACCCCGGCAAAGGCTGGGCGGCAATCGGCATTGAGCTTGGCGCGAAGACTTTTGGACTAGAGATTGTCGCAAGCAAAATTACCGATCATCACAATAATTTTACGCGTTTTGTGCTGGCGGGACCCGGGAAGATTGAGATTCCCCGCGTAAGCACCGGCAGCAAGACCAGCGTGCTGGTCACCCTGCCTGAGGATTTTCCTGGTGCGCTCCACCAGGTTCTTGCAGCCTTTGCTTGGCGCAAGCTGAATTTGTCGCGGATTGAATCACGGCCTACAAAGAAGAAACTGGGTACCTACTATTTTTATATTGATGTGCTCGAACCGTTGGAATCGGTCCTCCTGCCTGCCGCTATTGAGGAAATCAAAGCTTTGGGCTGCCAGGTCCGTATCTTAGGCTCGTATCCCACATACACCTATGAGGAAGAGAAAGCGGAGGTGCAGTAA
- the thrB gene encoding homoserine kinase, protein MSSNRKVRVKIPASTANLGPGFDTLGMALSLYAWIEMGEAEETVFHLYGDEMKDVALDKSNLIYKVAQMVFDEARVSVPELEISMYSEIPLTRGLGSSASAIIGGMVAANALIGSPLSNDRLFDMATSLEKHPDNVGASLFGGIIAAAWDGSHADVIRIEPPEDLEVLVVIPEFELATSKAREALPSSVTVADAVYNVSRSSLLTGALACGRLDLIGAAMRDRLHQPYRAPLVPGMETVLAEATQHGALGIALSGAGPTLIAFVDQGEHRKSELEAFLMETMRSHGIDARTRWLLPCRTGALAESVDENGMQNQSFLDMIKGEVRS, encoded by the coding sequence ATGAGTAGCAATAGAAAGGTTAGGGTGAAAATACCCGCCAGCACCGCGAATTTGGGTCCGGGATTCGATACGCTCGGCATGGCGCTGTCGCTGTACGCCTGGATCGAAATGGGCGAAGCGGAAGAGACGGTCTTCCACCTGTACGGTGATGAGATGAAGGATGTGGCCCTTGATAAGAGCAACTTGATTTACAAGGTTGCACAGATGGTATTCGACGAGGCCCGCGTATCCGTCCCCGAGCTGGAAATTTCGATGTATTCCGAAATTCCGCTGACACGCGGGCTTGGCAGCAGCGCTTCCGCCATTATCGGCGGCATGGTTGCGGCCAATGCGCTGATCGGATCCCCTCTGAGCAATGACAGGCTCTTCGATATGGCAACCTCGCTGGAGAAGCATCCCGACAACGTCGGCGCTTCTCTGTTCGGAGGAATCATCGCCGCCGCCTGGGACGGCAGCCATGCGGATGTTATCCGCATCGAGCCGCCGGAGGATCTTGAGGTGCTTGTCGTTATTCCCGAATTTGAACTGGCGACGTCCAAGGCTAGGGAGGCTCTCCCGTCCAGCGTAACCGTCGCCGATGCCGTATACAACGTCAGCCGCTCTTCGCTGCTGACCGGGGCGCTCGCCTGCGGGCGTCTGGATCTGATCGGCGCAGCGATGCGGGACCGGCTGCACCAGCCGTACCGGGCTCCGCTGGTTCCAGGCATGGAGACCGTGCTGGCGGAAGCGACGCAGCACGGAGCGCTTGGAATCGCTCTAAGCGGCGCCGGTCCGACGCTGATTGCGTTTGTAGACCAGGGAGAACACCGAAAGAGCGAACTGGAAGCCTTTTTGATGGAAACGATGCGCAGTCACGGTATTGATGCGCGTACCCGCTGGCTTCTGCCGTGCCGAACGGGGGCGCTTGCGGAGTCTGTAGACGAAAATGGGATGCAAAACCAATCATTTTTGGATATGATAAAAGGAGAAGTACGGTCATGA
- a CDS encoding homoserine dehydrogenase: protein MKPVKVGLLGLGTVGTGVVRIVQGNQEDLSSQVGSPIHIERIAVKNCDKPRSIEIDPAKLTTDPWEVIRDPEIDVIVEVMGGVDATREYILEALERGKHIVTANKDLMALYGTEILEKAQEKQCDVFYEASVAGGIPIIRTLIEGFSSDRIVKIMGIVNGTTNYILTKMSQEGASYDDVLKEAQELGYAESDPTSDVEGLDAARKMAILGTLGFRTNVELRDVSVSGISGVSKEDILFAKRLGYEMKLLGIAESDNDEFSISVQPTMIRTSHPIASVNGVFNAVYVYGEAVGETMFYGAGAGEMPTATSVVADLVAVIKNLKLGVNGLKQIVPYKNKKLKSDDDIYFKNFLLLHVDDKAGVLAKITQVLAECDVSLDSVVQQANPNNPAAEIIIVTHDASKSSMNKVLRRFEELEVIRRVKSHYRVEG, encoded by the coding sequence ATGAAACCGGTGAAAGTAGGATTGCTCGGGCTGGGAACGGTCGGTACGGGCGTAGTTCGCATCGTGCAGGGGAACCAGGAGGATTTGAGCAGTCAGGTCGGTTCGCCGATACATATTGAACGTATTGCTGTCAAGAACTGTGATAAGCCCCGTTCGATTGAAATCGATCCGGCAAAGCTGACCACCGATCCTTGGGAAGTCATCCGCGACCCGGAAATCGATGTTATCGTTGAGGTCATGGGTGGGGTCGACGCCACCAGAGAGTATATTTTGGAGGCTCTTGAGCGGGGGAAACATATCGTTACCGCCAACAAGGATCTTATGGCTCTATATGGGACCGAAATATTGGAAAAAGCACAGGAAAAACAATGCGATGTTTTTTATGAAGCCAGCGTGGCGGGAGGCATCCCGATTATCCGGACGTTGATCGAAGGCTTTTCTTCCGACCGGATCGTTAAAATCATGGGTATTGTCAACGGAACAACCAACTATATACTGACCAAAATGAGTCAGGAAGGCGCTTCATACGATGATGTGCTGAAGGAGGCGCAGGAGCTCGGTTATGCCGAGTCCGATCCGACCTCTGATGTGGAAGGACTTGACGCGGCCCGCAAAATGGCAATTCTCGGCACGCTGGGCTTCCGCACCAACGTTGAACTTCGGGACGTGAGCGTAAGCGGAATTTCCGGCGTCAGCAAAGAGGACATTTTGTTCGCGAAGCGCCTTGGATACGAGATGAAGCTGCTCGGCATTGCCGAGAGCGATAATGATGAATTCAGCATCAGCGTTCAGCCTACCATGATCCGTACGAGCCATCCGATCGCTTCCGTTAACGGGGTTTTCAATGCGGTCTATGTCTATGGCGAAGCAGTCGGGGAAACGATGTTCTACGGAGCGGGAGCGGGCGAAATGCCGACGGCAACCTCCGTTGTGGCCGACCTGGTGGCGGTGATCAAGAACTTGAAGCTGGGCGTTAACGGACTGAAACAAATCGTTCCTTATAAGAATAAGAAGCTGAAGAGCGACGACGATATTTATTTTAAAAACTTCCTGCTGCTCCATGTGGACGATAAAGCAGGGGTACTTGCCAAAATCACCCAGGTGCTTGCCGAATGCGACGTCAGCCTCGATTCCGTCGTGCAGCAGGCGAATCCGAATAACCCGGCGGCCGAGATTATTATCGTTACGCATGATGCCAGCAAGTCCAGTATGAACAAGGTTCTCCGCCGTTTCGAGGAACTTGAGGTCATCCGCCGCGTCAAGAGTCATTACCGTGTCGAAGGCTGA
- a CDS encoding ACT domain-containing protein gives MKERYYLVREDILPEAVLKTMQVKQLLEAGDAKTVHEGVEQVGLSRSAFYKYKDGIHLIHQLERERIVTISMDLEHESGMLSKVLGAVAGHGANVLTIHQSIPLQGWANVVLSIEITHINDELGDMLDSLKGMAGVKRALIVGQG, from the coding sequence GTGAAAGAACGTTATTATTTGGTTCGTGAAGATATTTTGCCCGAGGCGGTACTGAAGACGATGCAGGTCAAGCAGCTGCTGGAAGCCGGCGATGCCAAGACGGTTCATGAGGGCGTGGAGCAGGTGGGGCTGAGCCGGAGCGCTTTTTACAAATACAAGGACGGCATCCATCTGATCCATCAGCTGGAAAGAGAGCGCATCGTGACGATCTCGATGGATCTTGAGCATGAGTCGGGCATGCTGTCCAAAGTGCTTGGGGCCGTAGCAGGTCATGGAGCCAATGTGCTGACCATTCATCAGAGCATTCCGCTTCAAGGGTGGGCGAACGTTGTCCTTTCCATTGAAATCACCCACATAAATGATGAACTGGGAGACATGCTGGATAGCCTGAAAGGGATGGCCGGCGTCAAGCGAGCTCTGATTGTAGGTCAAGGTTAG
- the obgE gene encoding GTPase ObgE has product MFVDKAKIFVKGGDGGDGLVAFRREKYVPEGGPAGGDGGKGGDVIFRVDEGLRTLMDFRYQRHFKAQRGEKGRNKSQHGAGADDMIVRIPPGTVLIDDDSGEIIADMTRHGQEVVVARGGRGGRGNIRFATPNNPAPELAENGEEGQERYVVLELKVMADVGLVGFPSVGKSTLLSVVSAAKPKIGAYHFTTITPNLGVVDVGDGRSFVMADLPGLIEGAHEGVGLGHEFLRHIERTRIIIHVVDMAGSEGRDPFEDWVKINEELQQYNTGLADRPQIVAANKMDMEEAEANLASFRERAGSLRPDLEILPISSLTRKGVQELLYRAADLLDSIPQAPAVEEVAESGEHKVYKLEAKDDDSFTITRDNEAFVVNSPKIERMLKRMQLNSHDAILKLARTLRHMGVDEELRKRGAVEGTIVRIADFEFEFVENSSYY; this is encoded by the coding sequence ATGTTTGTAGATAAAGCGAAAATATTTGTAAAAGGCGGCGACGGCGGCGACGGTCTGGTCGCGTTCCGCCGTGAGAAATATGTGCCGGAGGGCGGTCCAGCCGGCGGTGACGGCGGCAAGGGCGGCGACGTCATTTTCCGCGTGGACGAAGGGCTGCGTACCCTGATGGATTTCCGGTATCAGCGGCATTTCAAGGCCCAGCGCGGGGAAAAAGGGCGCAATAAGAGCCAGCACGGCGCGGGAGCCGACGATATGATCGTCCGCATTCCGCCGGGAACGGTGCTCATTGACGATGACAGCGGCGAGATCATCGCCGACATGACGCGTCATGGCCAAGAAGTGGTTGTGGCCCGGGGAGGCCGGGGAGGCCGGGGCAACATCCGCTTCGCAACGCCGAACAACCCTGCTCCCGAGCTTGCGGAGAACGGGGAGGAAGGCCAGGAACGCTACGTTGTGCTTGAGCTAAAAGTAATGGCGGATGTTGGACTTGTCGGCTTTCCGAGCGTAGGCAAATCCACTTTGCTGTCCGTCGTTTCGGCTGCCAAGCCTAAGATCGGAGCGTACCATTTTACAACCATTACACCGAATCTCGGCGTCGTGGACGTAGGTGACGGCCGCAGCTTTGTCATGGCCGACCTTCCCGGACTGATTGAGGGCGCTCATGAGGGTGTTGGGCTGGGGCACGAATTTCTGCGCCACATCGAACGCACGCGTATCATCATTCATGTTGTCGATATGGCCGGCTCCGAAGGCCGTGATCCGTTCGAGGACTGGGTGAAGATCAACGAAGAGCTGCAGCAATACAACACCGGCCTTGCCGATCGTCCCCAGATTGTGGCCGCCAATAAGATGGACATGGAGGAAGCGGAGGCGAATCTCGCTTCTTTCCGCGAGCGCGCAGGCAGTCTTCGGCCCGATCTGGAGATCCTGCCAATCTCGTCGCTGACCCGCAAAGGCGTTCAAGAGCTGCTTTACCGCGCCGCCGATCTGCTTGATTCCATTCCGCAGGCTCCGGCCGTGGAGGAAGTGGCAGAGAGCGGTGAGCATAAAGTATATAAGCTTGAGGCAAAGGATGATGACTCCTTTACGATCACCCGTGATAACGAAGCCTTTGTCGTCAACAGTCCGAAGATTGAGCGGATGCTCAAGCGGATGCAGCTCAATTCGCATGATGCGATTCTGAAGCTTGCGCGGACGCTGCGGCATATGGGTGTGGATGAGGAGCTCCGCAAACGCGGCGCGGTGGAAGGCACCATTGTTCGAATCGCTGACTTCGAATTCGAGTTTGTCGAGAACAGCAGCTACTATTGA
- a CDS encoding Spo0B domain-containing protein: MKSWKSAVGAPVLSIAFPLGVACVWPTLWTCLLLGLWAAAAALFSVLAVRRLYERELRKQERILQQTAIRTLNHHRHDWMNDLQILYGYIQLGKPDKSVQCVERIKERIELDSRISKLGIPSLVFYLQSFRTVGGSLQLDIEVEEGLQLGDKLTPEAGDELTSVIMQAVRACQFGGLAAQGETRSLLLSFKKDKGDVVIAFGGNGDGLRGGTELFREQIFNIVQGKTVIAEQLTPHKADFQLRLPMGM; encoded by the coding sequence ATGAAATCCTGGAAAAGCGCAGTAGGAGCGCCGGTGTTATCGATAGCGTTTCCCTTAGGGGTCGCATGCGTATGGCCGACGCTTTGGACATGCCTTCTGCTTGGCTTGTGGGCCGCGGCGGCAGCTTTATTCAGCGTCCTGGCGGTCCGCCGCCTTTATGAACGGGAACTGCGGAAGCAAGAACGGATCCTGCAGCAGACGGCGATCCGGACGCTTAATCATCACCGCCATGACTGGATGAATGATCTCCAGATACTGTACGGCTATATTCAACTGGGCAAGCCTGATAAATCGGTACAGTGTGTGGAAAGAATAAAAGAACGCATTGAGCTGGACAGCCGGATATCCAAGCTTGGTATTCCTTCGCTGGTCTTCTATCTTCAATCCTTTCGCACCGTAGGCGGCAGCCTGCAGCTGGACATTGAAGTGGAAGAAGGATTGCAGCTTGGAGATAAGCTGACGCCCGAGGCCGGAGATGAGCTAACCTCGGTAATTATGCAGGCGGTTAGAGCCTGTCAATTTGGAGGACTGGCTGCCCAGGGCGAGACCCGTTCGCTGCTCCTTTCCTTTAAGAAGGACAAAGGGGACGTTGTCATTGCATTTGGCGGCAACGGCGACGGCTTGCGCGGAGGAACGGAGCTGTTCCGGGAACAGATATTTAATATCGTTCAAGGTAAAACTGTAATAGCGGAGCAGCTGACACCCCATAAGGCAGACTTCCAGCTGCGCTTGCCGATGGGAATGTGA
- the rpmA gene encoding 50S ribosomal protein L27 codes for MLKLDLQLFASKKGVGSTKNGRDSHAKRLGVKRADGQAVTGGSILVRQRGTKIHPGTNVGIGKDDTLFAKVDGVVKFERLGRDRKKVSVYPVDVAPVAAALEA; via the coding sequence ATGTTGAAATTGGATCTTCAATTGTTCGCATCGAAAAAAGGTGTAGGTTCCACAAAGAACGGACGCGATAGCCACGCGAAACGTCTTGGCGTGAAACGCGCCGATGGCCAAGCCGTAACAGGCGGAAGCATTCTGGTGCGTCAACGCGGAACGAAAATCCACCCTGGCACGAACGTAGGCATCGGTAAAGACGATACTTTGTTCGCCAAAGTGGACGGCGTTGTGAAGTTCGAGCGTCTGGGCCGCGATCGCAAGAAAGTGAGCGTCTACCCGGTAGACGTCGCTCCGGTAGCGGCGGCTCTGGAAGCGTAA
- a CDS encoding ribosomal-processing cysteine protease Prp — MINVRITRSSSQGEIIGFAVKGHAEYDRRGRDIVCAGVSTVTVGTVNAIEALTGVVLDSSMKDGFLSGTLLPIEDPETAAKVQLLLESMVVMLNSIAESYGKYIQIQDVII, encoded by the coding sequence ATGATTAACGTGCGGATTACGAGGTCTTCCTCTCAGGGCGAGATCATCGGTTTTGCCGTCAAAGGTCATGCCGAGTATGATAGAAGGGGCAGAGATATCGTATGTGCCGGTGTTTCGACCGTAACGGTCGGTACCGTTAACGCGATTGAAGCCTTAACCGGAGTCGTGCTGGATTCATCCATGAAGGACGGGTTTCTCAGCGGGACGCTGTTGCCGATTGAAGACCCCGAAACTGCTGCCAAAGTGCAGCTGCTTTTGGAATCCATGGTCGTTATGCTCAATTCGATTGCAGAGTCGTACGGTAAGTATATTCAGATACAGGATGTCATTATTTGA
- the rplU gene encoding 50S ribosomal protein L21 produces MYAIIETGGKQYKVQEGDVLFIEKLNAEDGASVTFDRVLAVSNESGLTAGTPLVSGASVTAKVEKHGKGQKVVVYKYKPKKNYHKKQGHRQPYTKVTIEKIQA; encoded by the coding sequence ATGTATGCAATTATCGAAACTGGCGGCAAGCAATACAAAGTCCAAGAGGGCGACGTATTGTTCATCGAGAAGCTGAACGCGGAAGACGGAGCAAGCGTAACGTTTGACCGTGTCCTGGCTGTATCGAACGAAAGCGGTCTGACGGCGGGTACTCCGCTCGTAAGCGGCGCTTCCGTAACGGCGAAGGTCGAGAAGCATGGTAAAGGTCAGAAGGTTGTCGTTTATAAATACAAACCGAAGAAGAACTACCATAAGAAGCAAGGCCATCGTCAGCCTTACACAAAAGTAACGATCGAGAAGATTCAAGCGTAA
- a CDS encoding Rne/Rng family ribonuclease, producing MKQMIVHCSQHVTRMALLEKGRLVEYAAEREEQQGLVGSYYKGRVMNVLPGMQAAFVDIGQKKNAFLYVDDVLHPHLEKQPKVKPSIDTLLKPGQEIIVQVRREPRGNKGARVTTHYTLPGRWMVYMPFAEYVGVSKKIGRESERNRLKALAERLRKNEEGLIMRTVSEDELSEAVEGDLSLLRAQWERIMSCAQKAEAPALLHRDLSIVQRFIRDAFDPRLDELRIDSPQAVKEVEAFLSEMAPEGYKPVELYTGTEPIFAAYGVEEQLERGFSRKITLEGGGTLIWDEAEALTVIDVNTAQYTGGASLEETVTRTNLLAAEEIGRLIRLRDTGGIIIIDFIDMEREEHRKMVVSRLESIVNSDRTKTYILGWTRLGLLEMTRKKVRHDVLEFSTRPCECCGGTGRTPMWKQGRE from the coding sequence ATGAAACAAATGATCGTTCACTGTTCGCAGCATGTGACCCGGATGGCCCTTCTGGAGAAGGGAAGACTGGTGGAATATGCGGCTGAGCGGGAGGAGCAGCAGGGACTGGTCGGCAGCTACTACAAAGGACGGGTAATGAATGTGCTGCCTGGAATGCAGGCCGCTTTTGTCGATATCGGGCAGAAAAAAAATGCCTTTCTATATGTAGATGATGTACTGCATCCGCATTTGGAGAAACAGCCTAAAGTAAAGCCGTCGATTGATACGCTGCTAAAGCCCGGACAGGAAATTATTGTTCAGGTTAGAAGAGAACCTAGAGGAAACAAGGGAGCGCGGGTCACGACACACTACACGCTACCGGGGCGCTGGATGGTATATATGCCGTTTGCGGAATACGTCGGGGTTTCGAAAAAGATCGGGCGCGAATCCGAGCGGAACCGGCTGAAGGCGCTGGCCGAACGCCTGCGGAAGAATGAAGAAGGTCTCATTATGCGCACCGTGTCCGAGGACGAGCTCTCCGAAGCGGTGGAAGGAGATTTATCTCTTTTGCGGGCACAGTGGGAGAGAATCATGAGCTGCGCCCAGAAGGCGGAAGCGCCGGCGCTGCTGCACCGTGATCTCAGTATCGTACAGCGGTTCATCCGCGACGCGTTCGATCCCCGGCTGGACGAGCTTCGGATAGATTCTCCGCAGGCCGTCAAGGAGGTCGAGGCTTTCTTAAGCGAGATGGCTCCGGAAGGATACAAGCCGGTGGAACTGTATACCGGAACCGAGCCGATTTTTGCCGCATACGGAGTGGAAGAGCAACTGGAGCGCGGGTTCAGCCGCAAAATCACGCTAGAAGGCGGAGGAACGCTCATCTGGGATGAGGCGGAGGCGCTCACAGTAATCGATGTCAACACGGCACAGTATACGGGCGGAGCGTCGCTGGAGGAGACGGTTACGCGCACCAATCTGCTCGCTGCAGAAGAGATTGGGCGTCTGATCCGGCTTCGGGATACCGGTGGCATTATCATCATCGATTTCATTGACATGGAACGGGAAGAGCATCGCAAAATGGTGGTGTCCCGGCTTGAAAGCATCGTCAATAGCGACCGGACGAAGACATATATTTTGGGCTGGACCCGGCTGGGGCTGCTTGAGATGACGCGGAAAAAAGTGAGGCATGACGTTCTGGAGTTCTCCACCCGTCCATGCGAATGCTGCGGAGGCACCGGCCGAACGCCGATGTGGAAGCAGGGACGGGAATAA